Proteins from a genomic interval of Phocoena phocoena chromosome 20, mPhoPho1.1, whole genome shotgun sequence:
- the TEX101 gene encoding testis-expressed protein 101 yields MGACRFQVLLFLFLLGAPTLILAQNLRCQKSTFVGLEADPVETFNWTTDKAETCDNGALCQETMLMIKAEGTRTAILATKGCTSDGAPAITFIQHTPAPGLVAVSYSNYCEDSFCNNKEDLHELWRTEEIDAPRGSTDLRCPTCLALGSCLNAPSLSCPNDTNQCYQGKLQVTGGDLSAPLEIKGCTSADGCRLMSGIFTIGPLWVKETCPLRSVSPRKVESGATWLHTSVWRLELLLPLSLQALVH; encoded by the exons ATGGGAGCCTGTCGTTTCCAGGTTTTACTGTTCCTCTTTCTCCTAGGAGCCCCGACCTTGATCT tggCACAAAACTTGCGTTGTCAAAAGAGTACATTCGTGGGCTTAGAAGCGGATCCAGTAGAGACATTTAACTGGACCACAGACAAAGCTGAGACTTGTGACAATGGGGCATTGTGCCAGGAAACCATGCTGATGATTAAGGCTG AAGGGACCAGGACAGCAATTTTGGCCACTAAGGGCTGCACCTCAGACGGGGCACCGGCAATAACGTTTATCCAGCACACGCCAGCCCCTGGCCTAGTCGCAGTCTCCTACAGTAACTACTGTGAGGACTCCTTTTGCAACAACAAAGAGGACTTACACGAGTTATGGAGGACAGAAGAGATTGACG CTCCCAGAGGGTCAACAGACCTCCGCTGCCCAACCTGTCTGGCTTTGGGGTCCTGTTTGAATgctccttccctttcctgcccCAACGATACAAATCAATGCTATCAAGGAAAACTTCAGGTCACTGGAG GAGACCTCAGCGCACCTTTGGAGATCAAAGGCTGTACATCCGCAGATGGCTGCAGGCTGATGTCTGGGATCTTTACAATAGGGCCCCTGTGGGTGAAGGAAACGTGTCCACTCAGGTCTGTCTCTCCCCGAAAGGTTGAAAGTGGGGCCACATGGCTTCACACTTCAGTCTGGAGGTTAGAGCTACTGCTGCCGCTGTCGCTGCAAGCGCTTGTCCATTGA